In Solidesulfovibrio carbinoliphilus subsp. oakridgensis, the sequence ACCTGGACGAACTCTTGGCCCATGCCGGCCGGGTCATCGTCTTCTACAACCGGGCCGTGGCCGCCGAACTGGCCGCCGGACCCTTCGACGCCGGGGCCGTCGGCGACCTCATGACCGGCCGGTCCGTCCCGGCGCCGTCACCGTCCGTGGAGGCCGCATGACCGGCCGCACCGCCCGGCTCGCCCGGGCCGCCTTCTCCCTGGCCCTGGCCCTGGCCGCCACCCTGGCCATCGTCTTTGCCGCCGGGGCCCCGCCGGTCCGGACGCTGGCCGTCATGGCCGAGGGCGGGCTCGGCTCGTTTGCCGTCATCCTGCGCACGCTCTCCGCCTTCTCCCCGCTGCTTCTGTGCGGCGCGGCCCTGTGCATCACCTTTGCCGCCAACCTCTGGAACATCGGCGTGGAAGGCCAGATCACCATGGGCGCGGTCTTCTGCCTGTGGCTCCTGCGCGCCTTCGATCCGGCCGGCATGGTGCCGCCGGACCTGGTCCTCGGCCTGTCCCTGGCCGCCGCCGCGTTTGGCGGCATGGCCTGGGCCCTCCTGTCCGGGGTGCTTAGGACCCACGGCCGGGTCCACGAGATCTTTTCCGGCCTGGGCCTCAATTTCGTGGCCATGGGGGTCAGCCTGTGGCTGATCCTCGGGCCCTGGAAGCGGCCCGGCATGGCCTCCATGAGCGGCACCGAGCCGCTCCCCGCCGCCTTCTGGCTGCCGCTTTGGGGCGGGCGTCCCATGAGCCTGTGGGGACTCATCCTGGCCGTGGCCGGGTTCGCCTTGGCGGCCTGGCTGCTCAACCGCACCTTTTTCGGCCTGGCCCTTGCGGCCGTGCGCCAAAACGCCATGGCCGCCGAGCGACTGGGCCTTCGCCCCAGGCGCCGGATGCTGGCGGCCATGGCCATCGGCGGCGGGCTGGCCGGGCTGTCCGGCGGCGTCCTGGTCACCGGCCTCTACCACCGCCTCATTCCGTCCATTTCCGGCAACTACGGCTACACGGCCATCCTGGCCGTGCTGCTCGCCTCGGGCAGCCTGCGTTTTCTGCCGCTCGCCTGCCTCTTTTTCGCGGTCCTGACCGTCGGCTCCATCCAGCTGCCCTTGACCCTGTCCCTGGACTCGTCCCTGGCCGGGGTCATCCAGGGGGTCATGGTCCTGACCCTGTTCGCGGCCCGCGCCCTGTGGCCGGCGGGCCCAAGGAAGGGCGCATGACCTTCGACTACGCCACCGCCCTCGTCGCGGCCGTGCTCTTCGCCGCCGCCCCGCTTATTCTGGCAGCGCTTGGCGAAACGATTTCGGAGCGCGGCGGGGTGATCAACCTGTCCCTGGACGGGACCATCCTCTTCGCGGCCATGGCCGCCTTTGCCGTGGCCCGGATGTCCGGCAACCCCTGGCTGGGCCTTCTGGCCGGAGCCGGGGCCGGGGCGGCCATCGCCGCGGTCCTGGCCGTTTTCGGCGGGCTGTGGGGCGCTTCCGAGCTGGCGGTCGGCTTCGTGCTGACCCTTTTCTGCCGGGAGCTGGCCTATTTCGTCGGCTACGCCCAGGCCCGACAGCCCGGGCCGGACCTCGGCACCCTGGCCGTGCCGGGCCTGTCCGACATCCCGCTCCTTGGCCCGGGGATCTTCCACCAGAGCCCGGTGGTGCTCGGGAGCCTGGCGGCCGTGGCCGTGGTCTGGTTTTTCCTCATGCGCACGCGGCCGGGGCTTATGGTCCGGGCCGTTGGCGAATCGCCGGCGGCGGCCCGGGCCCGGGGACTGGCCGTCGGCCGGGTGCGGTTTCTGTGCTGTCTGGCCGGCGGGGCCATGGCCGGCCTGGCCGGTGGCTTTTATTCCCTGGCCGTCAAGCCCGGCTGGGGCCATCCCCAAGGCTGCGAGGGCGCGGGCTGGATTGCGCTCGCCATCGTCATCTTCGGCGGCTGGAAACCGGTCCGGGTGGCCCTTGGGGCCCTCTTCTTCGCGGCCATCCAGGTGGCCGGCATCGCGCTCCAGGACGCCCTGCCCGGGCTTTCGGGCACGCTGTTCCAGATCGCGCCCTTCCCGGTCATGATTCTGACGCTCCTCGTGGTCAACCTGCGCCGCTCGGCCGCCTTCCGCGAGGCGGCCCGGCGCGTGCCGCTCCTTGGCCGGTTCGTGCCCCGCACGGCCGGCGGCGCGCCCGGAGCCATCGCCGGGGCCCTGGACCGCGGCTTCTAGGCGGCCCAAACGGGTCCGCCATGCGTCCGGCAGGCCTCCGGTCGGCTTGGGGCCGACCTTCCCGGCCCGCCCGGTTGCCACGACGCGCCATTTGCGGTAACGCATCGCCACGTCGCGACCAAAGCGGCGAAACTCCTGCTACAGGGACCGGAGAGCCATGAGAAAACGACCGCTTACCCCGGAAACGTATTATCGCCTGCCCTGGAATCTGGCCGACAATGCCATTACGTGGCTGGAGCCGACCACCAAGTGCAATCTGTACTGCGAGGGGTGCTACCGCGAGAACGATCCCGACGGGCACAGGCCGCTCGCCGACGTCATCCGGGAACTGGAAACGGTCAAGAAGCTTCGGCGCACCGATGGCATCTCCATCGCCGGCGGCGAGCCGCTCATCTATCCCGACATCGTGCCCCTGGTCCGCTACATCGCCTCCAAGGGCTGGAAACCCATCATCAATTCCAACGGACAGGCGCTCACCCCGGAACTGGTGCGCGAACTGGCCGCCGCCGGCCTTATCGGCTTCACCATGCACGTGGACTCGCACCAGAAGCGGCCCGGGTGGAAGGGAGCCAGCGAAAAGGACCTGTGCGAACTGCGCCTGCGCCTGGCCGAGATGATCCACGAGCACGGCGGCGGCAGGGTCTCCTGCGCCTTTAACGCCACCATCTACCGCGACACGCTGGCCGACATCCCCATGCTCACCCGATGGGCCCACGAGCACATCGACCTGGTCCAGACCATGGTCTACATCCTCTTCCGCTCGGCCCGCAAACAGAACAATTTCGACGTGTTCGTCCACGGCAAGCCCGTTGACGTCGGCGACCTCGTCTACCAGCTCGACCACCAGGAGGGCCACCAGGACCTGGTCTCCCAGGAGATCGCCGACGCCATCCGGCTGGCCTATCCCGAGCACGAGCCCTGCGCCTACCTAAACGGCACCGAGGACCCCCTGTCCATGAAGTGGCTGCTGACCCTTCGGGCCGGCACGAAAGACGAGATCCTCGGCTACTGCGACGCCAAGCTGGCCGAGTGGATGCAGGTCTTCCACCACCTCTTTTTCGGCACCTACCTGGCCTACACCCGACCCTGCTGGACGACCTGGCTCCAGAAAATGGCCTTCCTGGCCCCCTTCAACGCCAGCCTCAGGAAGATCTTCGGCCGGCTGCTCATGCGTCCGAAGCTCTGGAACAAGCCGGTCCACATCCAGTCGATCATGGTCATCCAGCCCTGCGACCTCTTTGCCGACGGCCGCCAGAACATGTGCGACGGCTGCCCGGACGCCATCCTGCACGACGGCAAGATGGTCTGGAGCTGCCGGGTGGACGAGCTGGAAAAGTTCGGCGCGTTCATCCAGTGCGCCCCGCGCGGCGCCTGCTGCGGCGGCCAACCGGCTGCCCAGGCGGAACCGGCGCCGCAACCGGAACCGGCCGCCATGGCCGCTCCCGAACCCATTGCCGCACCGCAACCGGCCCCCGAGCCCGCGCCTGCGCCCGAGCCCCTGCCCGAGCCGGCGCCGCAGCCGGAACCCAAGCCGGCCCCCGCTCCGGAACCGGCGGCCGTGGCCGCCCCGGAACCCGAGCCCACGCCGGAACCCGTAGCCGCATCGGAGCCAGTGGCCGCGCCGGAGCCTGCGGCCGAACCCGAGCCGGCTGCCGAGCCTGCCGTCGCCTCCGCGCCGCAGCCGGCTCCTGAACCGACTGTCGAGCCCCGGCTGGAGCCCGAACCGGCACCCGGGCCCGCGCCGCAACCCGAGCCCGTGGTCGAGCCGACGCCGGAACCGGAACCCAAGCCGGCCCCGGAACCGGAACCCGCCCCGGAACCGGAACCCGCCCCGCAGCCGGAGCCCGAACCGGCTCCCGAGCCGGCCGCGGTGCCCGCGACGCGCCGGGAAACCGCTCCCGCCACCCGGGGCATGACCGAACCGGCCGTCAAGGTCGACCTGCCGCCGGCCGTGGCCGCGCCAAAGGCCGCGCCCAGGCCGGAACCGACGCCCGAACCGGCAAAAGCCGCGCCCGAACCGGCCCCGGCCCCTGAAGCGCCGGCCAAGCCGGCCAAGGCCCCCAAAGCCGCCAAGGCCGCCCAAACGGCCGACAAGCAGCCAAAGGCCGCCCCGGCCAAGAAAAGCGGCAAGACCGCCAAGAAGAAATCCAAGGCCCGTTAGCCCTTTCCGTCCCTCCCGGCCGCCCGCGCGGCCGGGAGGGGGAATCCCACATGCCCCAAGACTCGCAAACCCTCCCCCGCAAGGGCGCTCGTCCGTCCTATGGCATCCTGTCGAAATTCGTCCACCTGGCCGGGGCCCAATGGATCCATGACGGCCTGCACACCTTTTTCCTGATCTATCTGGCCCGGCTTTCCACCAGCGACTACGGCGAATTCATGGTGGCCTTCGGCCTGGCCTCCATCATCCTTTTTCTCGGCGAATTCGGCCTCAACCAGCCGCTGGTCGCCTCGCTCAGCAAAAAGTACAGCCACAAGGGCGACATCCTGGCCCAGTACACGATGCTCAAAAGCATCCTGCTGGTGACGGGCTGGCTCGGCGTGGTGGTCTTCATCTTCTGGCAGGGCTACACGCCGGGGCTCAAGAACCTGGTCATGGTCATCTCGGCCGGCGTCGGCCTCGAAGCCATCGCCAGCTCCTTTTTCATCGCCATCCGGGTCGAGGGCAGGCAGGACCTGGAGGGCCGCATCCGCGTCGTGTCCGGCGTCTTCGGCTACGGCTACGCCATCGCCCTGCTCAGCCTCGGGGCCGCGCCGCACTGGATCGCGCTCTTCAAGCTCATCGAGAACGTCTGCAACATCACCGGCGGCGTCTGGATGGCCCTCAAAACGACCGAATTCTCCGGTCTGGCCCTCAAGCGCAAATCCCTGGCCCGGACCTGGGCCACGGCCAAGAACGGGACCGTGTTCGTGCTCATGGCCCTGGCCGCCATCCTCTACAACAAGGCCAACCTCTACTTCCTGCAAAGCCAGGGCGGCCCGACCAAGGTGGCCCAGTACAGCGTCACCTGGGAGCTGGTGGACGGCATCTCCATCCTGGTGTCGAACCTGCTTTTGAGCAGCATCCTCTACCCGCTCTTCGTGCGGCTGTGGAAAAACGACAAGCGGGAGTTCAACCGGCTGGCCAGCAACTCGGTGCGGTGGCTGATCGGGGCATCGCTGCCCATCATGTTCGTGCTCTTCGTCGAATCCGACCGGCTGATCGGCCTCATCTACGGCGGGGCCTACTTCGACGCCATGTGGATGCAGAAATGGCTGGTCGGCACCATCCTCTGCGGCTTCGTCCACAACCTGGCCGCCTACCTCATGATGAGCCAGGGCAAGCAGCGGATGCTGCTTTTCATCTACATGGGCGGCCTGGCCCTGAACCTGACACTGTGCGCCACGCTCATCCCGGCCAGCCCGCTCCTCGGCACCTGCCTGGCCATGCTCATCACCAAGGCGGCCGTGGCCGTGACCACCACCACCTATTGCCAGATGACCATGCGCATCATCGACCTCAAATCCCTGTGGCGCATCCTGGTGGCCAGCCTGTGCGCGGCCGGGCTCTACGCCGCCACCTACCGAATCGGCATCCGGGAAATCCCCGAGATCCTGGCCCTCGTGCCCTTCGGCTTCCTGGCCTACCGCTGGAAGCAGGAACTGAAGGCCCAACGGGTCCAGATGGGGTTGACGTAAGCCGCGCTTCGCCTCCCCCGCTTGTTTCTTCGCCCTCTTGTGTTATGGCTAACCTATAGGGAGGTTGTCATGCACGATATACTGAAAAGGATCTGCGTCGCGTTCCTTGTCGCGGGCCTGCTTCCCGTATCCGCCGCGCTGGCCAAAAAGGACTCCGGGCCGCCGTCCCAGGGCCGGTCCGGGCCGCCGGCGGGATCGTCCCAAGGGGCCGGGCCGCCCTACGGCCCACCCTCCTACGCGGGTCCCAAAACCGCGGTCCCCGGCCAGGCGCCCTACGGCCCGCCCTCCTACGCGGGCCCCAAAACCACGGTCCCTGGCCAGGGCACGAAAACGGTCCCGCCTGGCTGGCAGAAAAAGAAAAACGGCCAGGGCAAGGCCAAAAAGCACGGTCCGCCCGACCATGCCCCGGCCTGGGGCTCCCGCGGCCACCAGGATCAGTAAACGAAACGGCCGCCGCCCCGTGAAGGGGCGACGGCCGTTTGAAGAATTGCCGAGACTCCGCGACCGGAGTGTCGCCCGATTTACCGGATGATCCTCCGGACCACGCCGTTCCAGCCGACCTTGTAGTCGATGCCGCGCCAGGACATGGTGTTGGTGGTAAACGTCCGGCCAAAGCACCAGCCGAGCATCAAAAAGGTGGCCGCGTAGCCCCGGAGCCAGGGGAGCAGGCCGACGGGCCTGGGGGACAGGGTCCGGAAGGCCAGGCCGAGCCCCAGGAAGGCGGCCAGATAGGCCAGCGTCCCCAGGGCAGCGCCGCCCGGGACCAGACAGGCGAGCCAGCCAAGGACCGTCAGGGCCGCCAGGACCGGCGGCGCGGACAGGATGAAGACGGCCAGGATCGACACCAGCCAGTCAAGCGGAATGCAGAACTTCAAATAGAGGAGCTGGCGGGTCAGCCACAGGTCCCACCGGGCCAGGGACACCGCGCGCAGGGGCGTGTCCAGGCAGGCGGCGGCCACCGGCCAGGCGGCCACCCCGGACCGGCGCAGGTGCGGGCCCATGGAAAAGTCGTCCACGATGTTCCTGGCCCAGACCCGGGCCAGACCGAACCGCTCGAAGGCGGCCCGGGAAATGGCCATGGCCCCGCCCCAGGGCTGGGTGATGGCGGCCAAGGGCTGCATGAGGTGGAGCGCCAGACAGGTGTTGGTCATGCCGATGGTGCCCATGGCCCCGTCCTCGGGCACGATCCGGTGGAAGCCGCTGGTCATGGGCGCGTCGCCCCGGATGATCGGCGCGGCCAGATTGGTCAGGAAGTGGCGGTCGGCCACGTGGCTCGAATCGGAAAAGACGAAAATCTCGGCCGTGGACGCGGCCCGGATGCCGGCCAGGATGTTGTGGTTTTTCTGGCCGCACAGCTCGGCCCGCCCGGCCACCGCCAAAAGGACACGCGGGTCGTCGCCGGCCACGCCGGCCACCAGGGCCCGGGCCGGGTCGGCGGCGTCGGCCGTCACGAAGACCACCGTGAAATCGGGATAATCCTGGTCGAGAAGCGAGGCCACGGCCTCGCGCATGCCCGGATGGTCGCCCGTGACCGGCACGATGAGCGCCAGGCGCGGACAGGCTTCCGGCATGGGTTCCGGACCGTCGCCGCCCAGCACGTGGCGCCGGCCGAGGAGGAAAAGAGCGGAAAGCATCACCAACTGCGCGGCCATGGCCGCGAAAACAAAATAGCCCACGCCAACTCCTTGGAGAAAAATCAGCCCGGCTGCCGGGCCGGGCCGGCCGTCCCACCGGCCGGCGGACAGGCTCCGGCCGGCGGCAGGGGCACCTTGGTGGCCGAGAGGTCGAGTCTGCTGCCACCCTTGGTGGTCAGCACGCCGCTTATGGCGTCGCCTTTGGCGTCGCCCTCGAACACGTGGCCGCTGCCGTGCAGCATGTAGATGTGGCCGCCAAAGATGGCGCCCACCAGATGGTAGACGTTGGTCTCCCCGGTCAGGGCGTGGACCACCACCTCGGCTCTGACCGTGTGGTCAGGGTCCTGCTCGACATGGGCCTGCACGTCCGAGCCGTAAAACGACCCGCGCCAGAGCCCGGAGATATCGGGCTCGCCGGCCAGCGCCGCCACCGCCGGCGCGGCCAGGGCCAGCCACACGACAAGCAGGGATTGCACCAATACGAACATCGCGACTGTCCTTAAGCCGAGGGGGGAGGAAGATGCCTCCGGCGGCCAGGGGCGCCGCCCCTGGACCCTGCCGGGGGGGATCATCCCCCCCGGACCCCCTGGGCGGGGGTATTATCGATGGTCCATGGCACCGTCACCCGCCGTCTCGTCGGGGGGGACCGGGGGGAATCATTCCCCCCGGCGGGGTTCGGGGCAGCGCCCCGATTCTTCGCATCCCCGCTCCAACACCCGTTCGAAGACGGCTTCGTGGCGGCGGACCATCGTTTCCATGGAAAACCGTTCCACGGCCCGCTGCCGGGCCGTTTCGCCGAAGCTGCGACGCAGGGCCTCGTCGCCAAGGACCCGGGCCAGGTTCTCGCCGAGAGCCTGCGGATTGCGCGGCGGACACAAAAGGCCCGTGCG encodes:
- a CDS encoding ABC transporter permease; this encodes MTGRTARLARAAFSLALALAATLAIVFAAGAPPVRTLAVMAEGGLGSFAVILRTLSAFSPLLLCGAALCITFAANLWNIGVEGQITMGAVFCLWLLRAFDPAGMVPPDLVLGLSLAAAAFGGMAWALLSGVLRTHGRVHEIFSGLGLNFVAMGVSLWLILGPWKRPGMASMSGTEPLPAAFWLPLWGGRPMSLWGLILAVAGFALAAWLLNRTFFGLALAAVRQNAMAAERLGLRPRRRMLAAMAIGGGLAGLSGGVLVTGLYHRLIPSISGNYGYTAILAVLLASGSLRFLPLACLFFAVLTVGSIQLPLTLSLDSSLAGVIQGVMVLTLFAARALWPAGPRKGA
- a CDS encoding ABC transporter permease produces the protein MTFDYATALVAAVLFAAAPLILAALGETISERGGVINLSLDGTILFAAMAAFAVARMSGNPWLGLLAGAGAGAAIAAVLAVFGGLWGASELAVGFVLTLFCRELAYFVGYAQARQPGPDLGTLAVPGLSDIPLLGPGIFHQSPVVLGSLAAVAVVWFFLMRTRPGLMVRAVGESPAAARARGLAVGRVRFLCCLAGGAMAGLAGGFYSLAVKPGWGHPQGCEGAGWIALAIVIFGGWKPVRVALGALFFAAIQVAGIALQDALPGLSGTLFQIAPFPVMILTLLVVNLRRSAAFREAARRVPLLGRFVPRTAGGAPGAIAGALDRGF
- a CDS encoding radical SAM protein, with amino-acid sequence MRKRPLTPETYYRLPWNLADNAITWLEPTTKCNLYCEGCYRENDPDGHRPLADVIRELETVKKLRRTDGISIAGGEPLIYPDIVPLVRYIASKGWKPIINSNGQALTPELVRELAAAGLIGFTMHVDSHQKRPGWKGASEKDLCELRLRLAEMIHEHGGGRVSCAFNATIYRDTLADIPMLTRWAHEHIDLVQTMVYILFRSARKQNNFDVFVHGKPVDVGDLVYQLDHQEGHQDLVSQEIADAIRLAYPEHEPCAYLNGTEDPLSMKWLLTLRAGTKDEILGYCDAKLAEWMQVFHHLFFGTYLAYTRPCWTTWLQKMAFLAPFNASLRKIFGRLLMRPKLWNKPVHIQSIMVIQPCDLFADGRQNMCDGCPDAILHDGKMVWSCRVDELEKFGAFIQCAPRGACCGGQPAAQAEPAPQPEPAAMAAPEPIAAPQPAPEPAPAPEPLPEPAPQPEPKPAPAPEPAAVAAPEPEPTPEPVAASEPVAAPEPAAEPEPAAEPAVASAPQPAPEPTVEPRLEPEPAPGPAPQPEPVVEPTPEPEPKPAPEPEPAPEPEPAPQPEPEPAPEPAAVPATRRETAPATRGMTEPAVKVDLPPAVAAPKAAPRPEPTPEPAKAAPEPAPAPEAPAKPAKAPKAAKAAQTADKQPKAAPAKKSGKTAKKKSKAR
- a CDS encoding oligosaccharide flippase family protein, with product MPQDSQTLPRKGARPSYGILSKFVHLAGAQWIHDGLHTFFLIYLARLSTSDYGEFMVAFGLASIILFLGEFGLNQPLVASLSKKYSHKGDILAQYTMLKSILLVTGWLGVVVFIFWQGYTPGLKNLVMVISAGVGLEAIASSFFIAIRVEGRQDLEGRIRVVSGVFGYGYAIALLSLGAAPHWIALFKLIENVCNITGGVWMALKTTEFSGLALKRKSLARTWATAKNGTVFVLMALAAILYNKANLYFLQSQGGPTKVAQYSVTWELVDGISILVSNLLLSSILYPLFVRLWKNDKREFNRLASNSVRWLIGASLPIMFVLFVESDRLIGLIYGGAYFDAMWMQKWLVGTILCGFVHNLAAYLMMSQGKQRMLLFIYMGGLALNLTLCATLIPASPLLGTCLAMLITKAAVAVTTTTYCQMTMRIIDLKSLWRILVASLCAAGLYAATYRIGIREIPEILALVPFGFLAYRWKQELKAQRVQMGLT
- a CDS encoding glycosyltransferase: MGYFVFAAMAAQLVMLSALFLLGRRHVLGGDGPEPMPEACPRLALIVPVTGDHPGMREAVASLLDQDYPDFTVVFVTADAADPARALVAGVAGDDPRVLLAVAGRAELCGQKNHNILAGIRAASTAEIFVFSDSSHVADRHFLTNLAAPIIRGDAPMTSGFHRIVPEDGAMGTIGMTNTCLALHLMQPLAAITQPWGGAMAISRAAFERFGLARVWARNIVDDFSMGPHLRRSGVAAWPVAAACLDTPLRAVSLARWDLWLTRQLLYLKFCIPLDWLVSILAVFILSAPPVLAALTVLGWLACLVPGGAALGTLAYLAAFLGLGLAFRTLSPRPVGLLPWLRGYAATFLMLGWCFGRTFTTNTMSWRGIDYKVGWNGVVRRIIR